A part of Microaerobacter geothermalis genomic DNA contains:
- a CDS encoding Crp/Fnr family transcriptional regulator, translated as MQKNNFINSIPFFADLPEEKREVIQQLVVEQKVEKGTIIFSEDDPAEAIYFVIEGKVRLTKSTPDGKEIILNIRRPGELFAEVALFAKDKATYPATAQMMETGVISFIRNASLEKLVYENPDLAITLIQVMGNRLRTAQTILRDVALYGKLGAFSATLLRLANDYGITTDEGLQINLNLTHQDLANFIGTSRENINRMVSDLKRNGILEMKKGVLVIKDMEKLKAFIE; from the coding sequence ATGCAGAAAAATAACTTTATCAATTCGATTCCCTTCTTTGCTGATCTACCCGAAGAAAAAAGGGAGGTGATTCAGCAGCTAGTCGTTGAACAAAAAGTGGAAAAAGGAACGATCATTTTTTCAGAGGACGATCCAGCTGAAGCCATCTACTTCGTTATCGAAGGGAAAGTTCGTTTAACCAAATCCACCCCTGACGGAAAAGAAATTATCCTTAATATTCGTCGCCCAGGAGAGCTATTTGCTGAGGTTGCCTTATTTGCAAAGGATAAGGCAACCTATCCGGCGACTGCCCAAATGATGGAAACCGGTGTCATCTCCTTCATCCGAAATGCCTCCTTAGAAAAATTAGTATACGAAAATCCTGATTTGGCTATTACTCTCATCCAGGTAATGGGAAATCGGCTGCGTACCGCACAAACCATATTACGGGATGTGGCCTTATACGGTAAATTAGGAGCTTTTTCAGCCACTCTCCTTCGTTTGGCAAATGACTATGGAATAACAACAGATGAAGGTCTTCAAATAAACCTCAATTTGACTCATCAGGACTTAGCCAACTTTATTGGGACATCCAGGGAAAATATTAACCGGATGGTGAGCGATTTAAAACGGAATGGTATTCTCGAAATGAAAAAAGGAGTCCTAGTGATTAAGGATATGGAGAAGCTTAAGGCATTTATAGAATAA
- the erpA gene encoding iron-sulfur cluster insertion protein ErpA, translating to MITVTEQAGRKIKELMASEEGENLFLRVGVKAGGCSGFSYGMGFDHEKQDDDQEFVQQGVKILVDSSSAKYLEGVEIDYKESMMGGGFTIHNPNAVATCGCGSSFRTKEEAGNPTEC from the coding sequence ATGATTACAGTTACTGAACAGGCAGGACGAAAAATTAAGGAATTAATGGCTTCCGAAGAGGGAGAAAACTTATTTTTAAGAGTTGGTGTGAAGGCTGGAGGATGCAGTGGTTTTTCATACGGAATGGGATTTGATCATGAAAAGCAAGATGATGATCAAGAGTTTGTGCAGCAGGGAGTAAAAATTCTAGTTGATTCATCCAGTGCTAAGTATTTAGAAGGTGTAGAAATCGATTATAAGGAATCCATGATGGGTGGGGGTTTTACCATCCATAATCCAAATGCCGTTGCTACTTGCGGTTGTGGAAGTTCCTTTAGAACAAAAGAAGAAGCAGGTAATCCTACAGAATGTTAA
- a CDS encoding TIGR04053 family radical SAM/SPASM domain-containing protein has translation MSNIFFDGQEEFPDIKGVNRNRDYNQSPFIAIWEVTRACALKCLHCRAEAQYNRDPRELTFEEGKKLLNEIAAMDYPLLVFTGGDPLMREDIYDLAKYAIDIGLRVSMTPSATPKVTKKAIERAKEVGLSRWAFSLDGSTAEIHDRFRGTSGSFDLTMKAIQYLKELEIPLQINTTVSRYNIDDLDNIAQKLEDMGTVLWSVFFLVPTGRGKEGDMISPVQHEQVFNWLYDLSKRVPFDIKTTAAQHYRRVVLQRKKEENPGVERTFSEVMTGKQHTKDGLGRAPKGVNDGNGFVFISHIGDVYPSGLLPINCGNVREQSLSSIYRDSPVFQALRNPSGFKGKCGVCEYRNICGGSRARAYAMSGDYLESEPFCTYIPKGYKDSL, from the coding sequence ATGTCTAATATTTTTTTTGATGGTCAAGAAGAGTTTCCTGATATAAAGGGTGTAAATAGAAACAGAGATTATAATCAGTCTCCTTTTATTGCGATTTGGGAAGTGACGAGGGCGTGTGCCCTCAAATGCCTCCATTGCCGAGCGGAAGCACAATATAATAGAGACCCCAGGGAGCTTACCTTTGAAGAAGGAAAGAAGTTGCTGAACGAAATTGCTGCCATGGATTATCCCCTCCTAGTATTTACCGGTGGAGACCCCCTTATGAGAGAAGATATTTATGATTTGGCCAAATATGCCATCGACATCGGTTTAAGGGTGTCAATGACTCCAAGTGCCACTCCCAAGGTAACGAAAAAAGCCATTGAGCGGGCGAAGGAAGTGGGACTTTCAAGATGGGCCTTCAGTTTAGATGGCTCCACTGCCGAAATCCATGACCGTTTTCGCGGGACGAGCGGTTCCTTTGATTTAACGATGAAAGCGATTCAATATTTGAAAGAATTGGAAATTCCATTACAAATTAATACAACGGTTTCCAGATACAATATTGATGATTTGGACAACATTGCTCAAAAACTGGAAGATATGGGCACCGTGTTGTGGAGTGTTTTTTTCCTTGTCCCGACAGGAAGGGGGAAGGAAGGAGACATGATTTCACCCGTGCAGCATGAACAGGTTTTTAACTGGTTATACGATTTAAGCAAACGGGTTCCCTTTGACATTAAAACAACGGCGGCTCAACATTACAGACGAGTTGTATTGCAGCGCAAGAAAGAAGAAAACCCTGGGGTTGAACGTACCTTTTCTGAAGTGATGACGGGTAAACAGCATACAAAAGACGGACTGGGAAGAGCTCCGAAAGGGGTGAATGATGGGAATGGATTTGTTTTCATATCCCATATTGGAGATGTTTATCCCAGTGGCCTACTTCCTATTAACTGCGGAAATGTAAGGGAACAAAGTTTATCTTCCATTTACAGGGATTCCCCCGTATTTCAGGCACTAAGAAATCCCAGTGGATTTAAAGGAAAATGCGGAGTTTGCGAATATAGAAATATCTGCGGTGGGTCTAGGGCTAGGGCTTATGCCATGTCAGGAGATTATTTGGAAAGTGAGCCATTCTGCACTTACATCCCCAAGGGATACAAAGATAGCTTATAA
- the mqnE gene encoding aminofutalosine synthase MqnE, whose product MNIFTKEWAPTKELSAIAEKVANGERLTIEDGMTLYQSSDLLTIGQLANQINLKKNGDKVYFIQNMYINPTNVCEASCKFCGFKRRPEEEGAYTMSPEDVLHYVKERWNEHIREFHIVGGHNHTVPFDYYVETIRVLKLNYPSATIKAYTAAEIQFFSKISGLTIQEVLSALIDAGLETLPGGGAEILTENYRKKMSPDKASTQEWLDVHKTAHQMGLKTHATMLYGSIESLEERLEHMIRLRELQDETGGFMVFIPLAVQPMSKSASIKRRTSAVDDLKTIAISRLMLDNFPHIKSYWINIGTQLAQLSMSFGASDIHGTLVEERISHAVGALTDSALTRDELIWLIQGANKIPVERDTFYNELKIYDK is encoded by the coding sequence ATGAATATCTTCACGAAAGAATGGGCACCCACCAAAGAATTGTCCGCGATCGCTGAAAAGGTGGCAAATGGAGAACGGCTCACCATAGAAGACGGAATGACTCTTTATCAGTCATCTGATTTATTAACTATCGGACAACTGGCTAATCAAATCAACCTGAAAAAAAATGGGGATAAAGTTTATTTTATTCAAAATATGTATATTAATCCGACCAATGTTTGTGAAGCAAGCTGCAAATTCTGCGGATTTAAGAGAAGGCCGGAAGAGGAAGGGGCCTATACCATGTCTCCCGAGGATGTGCTCCATTATGTAAAGGAACGCTGGAACGAACATATCCGAGAGTTTCATATTGTGGGAGGCCATAACCATACCGTCCCCTTTGATTATTACGTGGAAACTATTCGTGTACTGAAACTAAATTATCCAAGTGCAACGATTAAAGCATATACTGCTGCTGAGATTCAATTCTTCTCTAAAATTTCTGGACTAACGATACAAGAGGTTCTTTCTGCACTTATTGACGCAGGATTGGAAACATTGCCTGGAGGAGGGGCAGAAATTTTAACGGAGAACTATCGAAAAAAAATGAGCCCCGATAAAGCAAGTACCCAAGAATGGCTGGATGTTCACAAAACAGCCCATCAAATGGGCTTAAAAACCCATGCCACGATGTTGTATGGGTCTATTGAATCCCTTGAAGAAAGATTGGAGCACATGATCCGATTAAGGGAACTTCAAGATGAGACTGGAGGATTTATGGTTTTCATTCCTCTTGCGGTACAACCCATGAGCAAGTCTGCATCTATTAAAAGAAGAACTTCTGCTGTTGATGATTTGAAAACCATCGCCATCAGCCGTCTCATGCTGGATAATTTCCCTCATATCAAATCTTACTGGATTAACATTGGAACTCAATTAGCCCAATTATCCATGTCATTTGGTGCTTCAGATATCCACGGAACACTTGTTGAAGAAAGAATCAGCCATGCGGTTGGAGCTTTAACTGATTCTGCCCTTACAAGGGATGAATTGATTTGGTTAATCCAAGGTGCAAACAAGATTCCAGTGGAGAGGGATACATTTTATAACGAACTAAAAATTTACGACAAATAA
- a CDS encoding c-type cytochrome: MGRWLGFFAIGLIVGLVVTVGLGQYIGKDTQTTTQVVNEQPAEKTEPAKEEPAKESATEVAQKATVPEAQIFADKGCTTCHSVNAYGLTGGKQGPDLSGAVEHVESAYGKDLKAFLDKPDSVVMSAVLSSAIQLTEEEKNTIVKLLSEVEK, from the coding sequence GTGGGTAGATGGCTTGGATTTTTTGCCATTGGACTCATTGTAGGCTTAGTCGTTACTGTGGGGTTAGGTCAGTATATCGGTAAGGATACTCAGACAACCACTCAGGTAGTAAATGAACAGCCTGCAGAAAAAACAGAACCGGCAAAAGAAGAACCGGCTAAAGAATCAGCAACGGAAGTGGCACAAAAAGCTACGGTGCCTGAAGCTCAAATTTTTGCCGACAAGGGATGCACGACCTGCCATTCTGTTAATGCATATGGATTAACTGGAGGAAAACAGGGACCTGATTTATCTGGTGCTGTGGAACATGTGGAAAGTGCCTATGGAAAAGACTTAAAAGCTTTTCTGGATAAACCCGATAGTGTGGTTATGTCTGCTGTATTAAGTTCAGCTATTCAGTTAACAGAAGAAGAGAAGAACACGATTGTAAAATTGCTTAGTGAAGTAGAAAAATAA
- a CDS encoding aspartyl-phosphate phosphatase Spo0E family protein: protein MEKIEILRRKMEYLGKEKGLTDPTVLKYSKQIDKLHNMLLYIQHSQRRKVVKPKNSLRWTDKIKENPSFYELKRITAYK from the coding sequence ATGGAGAAAATTGAAATATTGCGTCGGAAGATGGAATATTTAGGTAAGGAAAAGGGGCTAACAGATCCAACAGTATTAAAATATAGCAAGCAAATCGATAAGCTTCACAATATGCTTCTCTACATACAACATTCACAAAGACGGAAAGTTGTTAAACCCAAAAATTCTTTGCGATGGACAGACAAAATAAAGGAAAATCCCTCCTTTTATGAGTTAAAACGAATAACAGCATATAAATAG
- the nosZ gene encoding Sec-dependent nitrous-oxide reductase has translation MEKKKGWIFPLVSGLLVGILIASIFFVSPNQVTNNITSSTTAANTAAEKTYVPPGQLDEYYIFASGGHSGNLYVYGVPSMRRIRTIPVFTPESATGYGFDKDSKEMLGGYTWGDLHHPAISETDGEYDGKWLFANDNANNRAAVIDLKTFQTKDILGPIPNIMGPHCAAFVTPNTEYFFMPSRFAAPVDGQYADVKEFKEKYKGVLAAISFDEKTEKLSTAWEVMLPPWSYDISDAGKKSSDGWAVLSTYNTEEAYTTIEVGASQNDRDYIVVLNWRGIEKEVANGNFEEIGGAKVFDPVKNPGYVFLVPVSKSPHGVDVTPDGKYYVGSGKLAPTVTVYSFEKTFEAIKNKKFTGEVRGLPVIDYDTVKEAEVEVGLGPLHTQFGADGVALTTLFLDSAIAKWKIGEWKVTDKVQVQYAPGHSVAAEGDTVSPDGNYIVALNKIAKDSYLSVGPSHPESMQLIDLRGEKMEVLYSAPVDPEPHYAQMIKADKIKTIEVFEKDVNRPNSVWKKEDARIERNGDEVHVYGYAVRSRFVFNGKSETEPDVIRVKQGDKVTVHVTNIDLDEDITHGFGIPLYNLNMEIQPGETKTMEFVADRSGVFPYYCTNFCSALHQEMQGFLLVEPK, from the coding sequence ATGGAAAAGAAAAAGGGTTGGATATTCCCATTAGTATCCGGGTTGCTGGTTGGAATTTTGATCGCAAGCATCTTTTTCGTTAGTCCAAATCAAGTGACGAATAATATTACATCTTCTACAACGGCAGCCAATACTGCGGCTGAAAAAACCTATGTACCCCCTGGGCAGTTGGATGAATATTATATTTTCGCCTCTGGAGGTCATTCGGGTAATCTTTATGTGTATGGCGTACCTTCCATGAGAAGGATTCGAACTATTCCGGTGTTTACTCCAGAATCAGCCACTGGTTATGGTTTTGATAAGGACAGCAAGGAAATGTTGGGTGGATATACATGGGGAGACCTACATCACCCCGCTATTTCTGAAACCGATGGAGAATATGACGGCAAGTGGCTATTTGCCAATGATAATGCCAATAACAGAGCGGCTGTCATCGATTTGAAGACTTTTCAAACCAAAGACATCCTTGGTCCGATTCCTAATATAATGGGGCCACACTGTGCAGCCTTCGTAACACCGAATACAGAATATTTCTTTATGCCATCCCGTTTTGCGGCTCCAGTTGACGGACAATATGCTGATGTCAAAGAATTTAAAGAGAAATATAAAGGAGTCCTTGCTGCCATTTCCTTTGATGAGAAAACTGAAAAATTGAGTACAGCTTGGGAAGTGATGCTGCCCCCATGGTCCTATGATATTTCCGATGCCGGTAAAAAATCTTCTGATGGATGGGCTGTTCTTTCCACCTACAACACCGAAGAAGCATATACAACCATTGAAGTGGGCGCATCTCAAAATGACCGTGACTATATCGTTGTTTTAAACTGGAGAGGAATTGAGAAGGAAGTTGCCAATGGCAATTTTGAAGAAATTGGCGGGGCCAAAGTATTTGATCCGGTGAAAAATCCCGGTTATGTATTTTTGGTACCTGTATCTAAGAGCCCCCATGGTGTTGATGTGACTCCTGATGGAAAATACTATGTTGGAAGTGGAAAATTAGCTCCAACGGTTACCGTATACAGTTTTGAAAAGACCTTTGAAGCTATCAAGAACAAGAAGTTTACCGGAGAAGTCAGAGGGTTGCCAGTGATTGACTACGATACGGTAAAAGAAGCAGAGGTAGAAGTTGGACTTGGGCCGCTCCATACCCAGTTTGGCGCTGATGGTGTTGCTCTTACCACTCTGTTCTTGGACAGCGCCATCGCAAAGTGGAAAATTGGCGAATGGAAAGTAACGGATAAGGTTCAAGTACAGTATGCACCTGGGCATTCAGTAGCTGCTGAAGGAGATACTGTATCACCAGATGGAAACTATATTGTTGCACTAAACAAAATTGCCAAAGATAGCTATCTCTCAGTGGGTCCCTCCCACCCCGAAAGTATGCAACTGATTGATCTAAGAGGAGAAAAGATGGAAGTGCTTTATAGTGCTCCAGTGGATCCAGAACCTCACTATGCTCAGATGATCAAGGCAGATAAGATCAAGACCATAGAAGTATTTGAAAAAGATGTGAATCGACCTAACTCCGTTTGGAAGAAGGAAGATGCACGGATTGAACGCAATGGTGATGAAGTTCACGTCTATGGATATGCTGTCAGAAGTCGCTTCGTATTTAATGGAAAGAGTGAAACAGAACCAGATGTCATTCGTGTAAAACAAGGGGATAAAGTTACAGTTCACGTCACTAACATTGACCTTGACGAAGACATTACCCATGGTTTCGGTATTCCGTTATATAATCTGAACATGGAAATTCAGCCTGGCGAAACCAAGACCATGGAATTTGTAGCAGATAGATCAGGAGTATTCCCCTACTACTGCACCAACTTCTGTTCCGCTCTGCATCAAGAAATGCAAGGATTTTTGTTGGTTGAACCCAAGTAA